A segment of the Triticum urartu cultivar G1812 unplaced genomic scaffold, Tu2.1 TuUngrouped_contig_3883, whole genome shotgun sequence genome:
TACTATAGTGTTCTTTTTTTTTCTAAACACAGTATAATCACTTCCACTGAACGAACGTCATAGGAAATACTAAGATAAATCCAGGAAAACACGGGCATCAATCCTAGGTCTAGAAATTGAACCCTAATAGGCTGGTTCCACAACAAGGAATCTAACCACCCGAGCACAAGCACCCGAAATGGAACATCGCAAAGTTGTGCTTGTTGACCAAATGAATTGTGCGTTATATGCCGAGGCCAATGGCCCGCTCTCCGTATGCTTCGATACCAAGTAATAATCCACACCCTCATGAAGGTGGGTGCTCTCAGTGCACGAAATAAATCATGCTCGAGCTCCTTGGTTTGGACAAATTTGAGATGAGAGGAATGCACGGGTTTTTCAACAGAAATCTACCCCACCGCCGGGGTCATCTTTGGCATGATCAAGAGATAAGTAAAACTTTGGGTTATTGTGGGAGCAACAAAAACTAGGTCATATCCGGAGATTGACTTTTGTAACTTGGGATGTGTGTGGGAGTAGCTATATTCTCCTCTCTTAATTAATCGATGAGACAAAGCTTACGCCTCTGTTTCGAGAAAAATATGTTTGTATATAGAGATAGTCTTCTATCACTTGTCCTCAAAGTTCTACTGGTTCTAAATGGTCACCATACCAAAACGTAGCTGTCGAGTTTATGACTCGATGATGGCATCATGTCCTTTGTTTTGTTAATCTCAAATCACACGACATAAATTGTCTAAAGATACAAATAATACATCCACTTGAAGTAaagaaatttcaaaaaaaaattgtttCAAATGTGGACACATGACGAATACTAAGGCATTAATTCAACGCAGCACTGTTTCTCTTCTCTACAATGTTTAACGACCCCAACGAGTTCCGAAGAATTACAACGAGTTAATAAAAACTAAAAAAGCAGCTCCTAAACGTGGACATGACGAATACTAAGCAGAATTCAACGCCTGTATATGCTTCTCTACTCAAAAGCCCACTGGTTCTCCCTGCGGatctctgcctcctcctccggtgtAAAGTCATtcttgatgttgaaggtcttgcGGATCTCCTCGGGAGTCTTGCCCTTGATCATGTCGGCAACAGTCTGGCAAGTAAGGTCCAGCAATCCCTTGATGTCAAGGTAATTTGCAGCCAGGATGAGGTCGAAGAGGATGGCCTGGTCGACCTTGATGAACTCAGCGTCCCAGCTCTTCATGTCCTCGGTGGGGGCTGGCGCCGCGGCTGCCGCAGAAGCGGAGGAGCTGGCGTCTGCGGCTGCGCCGGAGTCGGCCGGCTTGGGGCTGGCTTGGACATGCTTATTGCAGTACTCAATGACCATGGAGAGGGTCTTCGAGTTGACGTTGGGGAGCGGGATGGCGTTGTCGGCGCACTCGTCCTCGATCATGTGGCGGATGGTCTGGGACTCCATGGCGACCGCCTCGTCGACCTCGAACTCCTCTCCCTCCAAGCTCTTGAGCGTGATCTTCTTCTCTCCCTCCGCGGCCGCCATCGATCCGAGGATTGGGAGGCGAACGCGATACGATCGAAACCCTAGCGAAACCTAGCGAGAAACGCTGCGGCGTAAGACAGAACGAAAGATGGGAGCTCGGTTGCGTCTTGGGCTGGGGCTGGGAACCGGCCGGGGCTATTTATATCGTAAACTCGGGCCGTATTCATCAAGGAGTCGGACTCGGGCCGTATTCATATTCATCTTCATCAAGGAGTCCCTCGTCATTGCGTCAGGTCTCGTCAACGTGTCTGCTAGTGAATTTGTTTGGAGATTCTATATAGGCGAACGTTACGTAGCGTCTAGTACTCGTAGGTGGTGATGGAGAATATTCCGGTTTAGAACGGCCCAGTTCATAAGGTTAACCGGGCCAAAAACCGCGCACAAGGAATGAACCCTTGTTGACCACATGATCAGTGGCGGAGGTAGGAACAAATTTTATGTGTGGGAAAATTTGTGAAgaaaaaatatttttatttttagaaAATGTAGGTAATATTATATGCACATGTAATAGGAAAGATGTGGTATAcgtactagttactactgtagtatACATATGCCTAGTATATGCGGCAAACTTTAGGTATGGCGGACACCAAAGTAGCATATCAGCAATGGAGTCGCGTCAAGCTCGGGTGAGGAGGTGATTCGTCATTCTTTTATTCGGTGGCTGTTGTGATGGTGccggaggcagatgacgagcgtTGGTGTAAACCTCAGATATGTTCTACCATCTTTTCAGTTTTGTCATGTCGGTCTTTATATAACTTGTACTTTGTTCTTTATGATATAAATGAAACATCGTATTGCCACGCAAAAAAAAGCTATGTCGGACACCAAAGCTTGCCAAATAACTGACTCCGCCACTTCGAAATAAGGATGCCATATGGTATTTGATCTTGCCCCTGCTCCCTTTTTCATGGAGAAGGAAAGATGAATTTCTCCATCCATTGAAACTAGTTCGCGATTGACCAGGCTCGAATGTGCATCCACGAAACAAGGCTACAATCACACAAAAACACACACCTTGATCCGGGCTTGGCACTCCGACATCTCCATTCGCATACGTGCGACAACATTTGGTGCCTCCGCTCCATTTCAACTGGAACTTTCGATCCATTACttggattttttttttgaaaattctcATTCTAAGAAGTACTCTGTTTAATTACAGCGATAATACCGAGCGGTTGGTACTTGATACTTCCGGGTTATTCGATCCTCGTAGAAAAGGTTCTACATTGTTGCGTTCAGGACCACTCTTCTTGCCTTCGTCCGCACTTCCGAGTGTTGAATATTGCCCTGGCCACTCAGACTTCTTTGTACCATATGGATAGTTACTCTAGTTTTCTATCCATGCTTCTGAGCCTTGGTTACTTTTTCCATAACAGATAGATATTGAACTCTCTTTTTTTTTGCAGGGGTAAAGGAGTTTTGTATTACTCAAGAGCCGAGAAAGTCTTCCCTACCCAGTCTAGGGATATTACATGGACCGGAGCCAATCCAAACCACAGTGCGGTCCTCCGTCCAACCAAAGTTTGCTAAGACATGACtaacattattttgctctctacTAATATGAGTAATACTACACTCTCTTTCACCCAGAAGTCTCTTGATCTCCGTGACCACCATCGAGTACTGCGAACGATCTTGGTCCTGTGACGAAATCATCTGGACTGCTTGCTTGCTATCACACTCCAGAATAATTGGTAGATTAGTCCACTGATGTGCAAGAGCCAAGCCCTCCATACAGCCCGCCAGCTCTGCGTGAAGTGCATCAGGGCAGGACCAAAGTGATCTGCTGCAGGCAGAGATAATGATTGAGCCGTCATGCCTGCGAAGGACCATACCTGAACCTGCTCGGCCATCCTTGCTAGAAAATGACCCATAGATGTTCAGTTTCGTCCAATGATCTGGGGGTGGCTTCCACTTGGCTGGTTCTATCCTTGCTGGTCGCACATGCGATAAGGAACAAACAGTACTATCGTCCTACAGCCATCTTTCCTTTAGCCCAATCACCGCTTGGAAATTGCTGGATGCCTAGCCAGGAAGTGGCGTAGTTTTGCAAGAACCTTCTGGACACTTCCATGGGCGGTGGCTGCTTATCACGTGTAATTTCATTACGCACATACCAGCAACGCCACATGACCAACAACATCCTCATGCGGTCAGCGTCGTCCAGATTAGCAATGAGATCCAGTAGCCACTCTGGCCCAGTATTTCGCACCGTCCTGACATCAGGGATCTGCCAAACTTGCGACATGGTTCGCCACAACTCGACCGCACGTGGACACCTGCAAAACACATGGAATGTGTCCTCTCGCTCGAGACCACACAGTGGGCATATGTCAGTTTTTTCAATATGACGCTCTAGCTTATTCGCCCATGTAGCAAGAGAATTTGTTGCCACACGCCAGCCAAATACACGCACATTAGGAGGAGCAGGGCATCTCCATAATAATGCCCAGACGGCACGTCCCCCGTTCGATGTCCTGCTCGCCGCGACTGAAGAAGGACGAAGTTTGTCCTCAAGCGCCAGCCGGTACGTGCTCCGCACGGTGAAGATACCAGTGCGTTGGGATCCCCAAGCAAGCACGTCCTCCCCCAGACTTGGTGAAGCCTTGATCTTCAGGATTTCTTGGACATCTACCGATAGGAAGTACTGCTGCAGTAGGTCACCACGCCATGCACTGTGAGGCAATTATATCTTTCGTTGTATCAAGGCAATTAAGTCTTTGTTTTGTAACTTTTGTTCGGGTGACCTCCGGAACTGCATTGTGTTTCTGAACTTGAGGGTATCTTGATGCAGATGCTCCAAATGCAGGAACAGTTGCTGATCCAGTACATTATTGTAGCGTCATCTACGGCGTTGTCCGTGACATTCAGGTTACGGTGGCTTGCTCAGCACCAACTCATCTATCCTCTATCCATTCCACAGCATACACGGCCATCTCAAACCAAAACAAGCTACTAGTTCACATCTCGCTTAATTCATAAAAAGTTCATCATCTATACCTCGCTTAATCCATAAAAAAATCATTATGTATAAAAAGATGTTCATACCCCCCGAAGGGCCGGACGGCCAGACGGCCACGTCGCCCACATAATACGTATTGGGTTGAGCCCACAAAGCAACTGGTTTTCTCCCAGGAATCGCTAGCATACCCCCAAGCCAACGTGCACGTTCTAGAAAAACTAACGTGTGATGCGCTAGTTTGCATTAAAAAAACCGTGTGATACCGCTAGTTTGGTGCAGGTGAGGTACCATATTTCAGTTTTTTATTTTCTCATTTCCTCCTTTTTATGAAAATTTCAAAATGTTTAAATATATAGATATATAGAAAAAAGTGTTTTACTAATTCTTCTAAAATGTTCACAGTGTATGTATCTAAGGTTATCATGTATTAAAATTTTTCATCCTTCattttcaaaaaatattaatcatgtaCTAAAAATGGTCATCATGTATTAAGAATTATTCATCATGAATTTCAAATTTTTTCATCATGTATCTAAACAAATGCTCATGGGGTGTTTCAAAGCCATTCACCGTGCATTAAAAAACTATTTGTCATATATTTCTGAAAATATTGTGTATTTCAAAAGAAAATCTTCATAGTGTATTATAAAAATGATAATCATATATTCCATAGAAAATAATCATGTATTATCAGCATGTTAATCTTG
Coding sequences within it:
- the LOC125527437 gene encoding SKP1-like protein 1 isoform X2; amino-acid sequence: MNTARKITLKSLEGEEFEVDEAVAMESQTIRHMIEDECADNAIPLPNVNSKTLSMVIEYCNKHVQASPKPADSGAAADASSSASAAAAAPAPTEDMKSWDAEFIKVDQAILFDLILAANYLDIKGLLDLTCQTVADMIKGKTPEEIRKTFNIKNDFTPEEEAEIRRENQWAFE
- the LOC125527437 gene encoding SKP1-like protein 1 isoform X3, with translation MAAAEGEKKITLKSLEGEEFEVDEAVAMESQTIRHMIEDECADNAIPLPNVNSKTLSMVIEYCNKHVQASPKPADSGAAADASSSASAAAAAPAPTEDMKSWDAEFIKVDQAILFDLILAANYLDIKGLLDLTCQTVADMIKGKTPEEIRKTFNIKNDFTPEEEAEIRRENQWAFE
- the LOC125527437 gene encoding SKP1-like protein 1 isoform X1, which gives rise to MAEQKKITLKSLEGEEFEVDEAVAMESQTIRHMIEDECADNAIPLPNVNSKTLSMVIEYCNKHVQASPKPADSGAAADASSSASAAAAAPAPTEDMKSWDAEFIKVDQAILFDLILAANYLDIKGLLDLTCQTVADMIKGKTPEEIRKTFNIKNDFTPEEEAEIRRENQWAFE